A genome region from Maridesulfovibrio salexigens DSM 2638 includes the following:
- a CDS encoding YfiR family protein, translated as MGLLNIHKILAITIATLFMVCSIPEQTAHAGPKAGIQRHIKVTQPQLQALFIKKITKYVLGPDKRRIVAQRPVTIAAVAPKKLSRFFKNPDKFKLVRWPDEDFRVLFIDVDNPRIIAAVLNKVSGKPILTIGQSPEFLRMGGMINLVESGSRFKLQVNICAARKAGLTISSKLLNLSEIYCGDTPQ; from the coding sequence ATGGGACTTCTAAATATCCATAAAATACTGGCAATTACAATCGCCACTCTTTTTATGGTATGTTCCATACCTGAGCAGACTGCACATGCCGGCCCAAAAGCAGGAATACAACGCCATATCAAGGTTACTCAGCCGCAATTGCAGGCCTTATTCATAAAGAAAATCACAAAATATGTACTAGGACCAGATAAACGCAGAATAGTAGCACAACGCCCGGTAACCATTGCTGCTGTCGCCCCGAAAAAGCTTTCACGTTTCTTCAAGAACCCGGACAAGTTTAAACTGGTCCGCTGGCCGGATGAAGATTTCAGAGTTTTGTTCATCGATGTGGACAACCCGCGCATTATTGCTGCAGTGCTCAACAAAGTCAGCGGCAAGCCGATTCTGACTATCGGACAAAGTCCTGAATTCCTGCGCATGGGCGGCATGATCAACCTTGTGGAATCAGGTTCACGCTTCAAGCTGCAAGTCAACATCTGTGCTGCGCGTAAAGCGGGGCTGACCATTAGTTCCAAGCTGCTGAATTTATCTGAAATATACTGTGGAGACACACCCCAATGA
- a CDS encoding bacteriohemerythrin, whose product MNISTRLKLSAFVLGFIPAIIAIILFAFSPEFVFGSVSSTVVLCGIAASLLLTIFIVYSISRNVISPIENLRDFAVDVQKGKANDECSGFYMHELEELKVAVCAMVASLEDANKRAESLSEEARLKNIEIETALQSSRDKEEQTQKLIASMRKAADKAGNSSERIFSGINDLSERIEKVGEGVEVQRDRMTETATAMEEMNSTVAEVARNASLAAGNADQSRENAATGARGVNDAVDAIKKVEDEVLSLKQTMSQLGERAENIDRVINVINDIADQTNLLALNAAIEAARAGEAGRGFAVVADEVRKLAEKTMEATKEVGDAITDIQEHAKTNVASVDRAAADIVAGTETAVESGKYMQEIVTIIESTSEQVESIATASEEQSATSEEINNAVSDVTQVAQETAEEMGEARNILIEVSSLVQELDTLINGMAQGDLASASGNELVTWSDTAYSVGIKAIDVQHKKLVGMINGLHKAMRDRASDTVMKKLVEELKNYTVDHFSTEEKLFDRYGYPQTPAHKELHEKFVNQVLEFEAALLSGKAKVTMDVMQFLKDWLIQHIQGEDRKYTSFLNSHGIR is encoded by the coding sequence ATGAATATTTCTACTCGCTTGAAACTTTCAGCTTTTGTTCTTGGTTTTATCCCGGCAATTATCGCCATAATTCTTTTTGCTTTCAGTCCCGAGTTTGTTTTTGGCTCTGTGTCTTCGACTGTAGTGTTGTGCGGTATTGCTGCAAGTCTGTTGCTCACAATTTTTATCGTGTACAGCATCAGCCGCAATGTGATTTCACCCATTGAAAATCTGCGCGATTTTGCAGTTGATGTGCAAAAAGGAAAGGCTAACGATGAGTGCTCCGGTTTTTACATGCATGAACTGGAGGAACTTAAAGTGGCTGTTTGCGCAATGGTCGCCAGTCTTGAAGATGCTAACAAGAGAGCCGAGTCCTTGAGCGAGGAAGCGCGCCTGAAAAATATAGAAATCGAGACAGCATTGCAAAGCAGCCGTGATAAGGAAGAGCAGACTCAAAAGCTTATTGCTTCCATGAGAAAGGCTGCTGACAAAGCCGGTAATTCATCTGAACGTATTTTCTCAGGCATCAATGATCTGAGTGAGCGTATTGAAAAGGTAGGTGAAGGTGTCGAGGTTCAGCGTGACCGCATGACTGAAACCGCCACCGCCATGGAGGAGATGAATTCCACTGTAGCTGAAGTCGCCCGCAATGCCTCGCTTGCCGCAGGGAATGCTGATCAGTCACGTGAAAATGCAGCAACCGGGGCTCGTGGAGTTAATGATGCCGTTGATGCGATTAAAAAGGTTGAGGACGAAGTCCTTTCCCTTAAGCAGACCATGAGCCAGCTTGGGGAGCGTGCAGAAAATATTGACCGGGTCATTAACGTAATTAACGACATTGCTGATCAGACCAACCTGCTGGCCCTGAATGCTGCTATTGAAGCGGCTAGGGCAGGCGAGGCCGGACGCGGTTTTGCCGTTGTTGCCGATGAAGTTCGCAAATTGGCTGAAAAAACAATGGAAGCCACAAAAGAAGTCGGTGACGCTATTACCGATATTCAGGAACATGCCAAAACCAACGTGGCTTCTGTAGATCGTGCTGCAGCCGATATTGTCGCCGGTACTGAAACCGCAGTGGAATCCGGTAAGTACATGCAGGAAATCGTAACCATCATCGAGTCCACTTCCGAGCAGGTTGAATCTATTGCTACTGCTTCCGAAGAGCAGTCAGCCACCAGTGAAGAAATCAATAATGCTGTTTCCGATGTTACACAGGTTGCACAGGAAACCGCAGAGGAAATGGGCGAGGCACGTAATATCCTTATTGAGGTCTCAAGCCTTGTTCAGGAGCTGGACACCTTGATCAACGGAATGGCTCAGGGAGACCTTGCCTCTGCATCCGGTAATGAGCTTGTTACATGGAGTGACACTGCTTATTCGGTCGGAATCAAGGCCATTGATGTGCAGCACAAGAAGCTCGTCGGCATGATCAACGGATTGCACAAGGCCATGCGTGACCGTGCATCGGATACCGTCATGAAAAAACTGGTGGAAGAACTTAAAAACTATACCGTGGACCATTTCAGTACTGAAGAAAAACTTTTTGACCGTTATGGCTATCCCCAGACTCCGGCACATAAGGAGTTGCATGAGAAGTTCGTCAATCAGGTCCTTGAATTCGAAGCCGCATTGCTCAGCGGTAAGGCCAAGGTCACGATGGATGTAATGCAGTTCCTCAAGGACTGGCTGATTCAGCATATTCAGGGTGAAGACCGTAAGTATACCTCATTCCTGAACAGTCACGGAATCCGCTAA
- a CDS encoding TonB-dependent receptor plug domain-containing protein produces the protein MIRLRLAVVALSLILLAMVAGTAPSFAEDKDVSAELEKLDLEDLLQVEMISPSERKQSLENIAGSYTILTEDDIKRSGAKTVPEALRTVPGIVVTRTDTDKWAIGVRGFSGTFNSKQLILVDNRPITSPYFHGVIWSSQNLPIQAVKRIEVIRGPWTSLWGSESFNGVINIITKSAAEMQGTQSVTTAGTEGISQFIRKGGHISENATMAVYAKGEYEPGKNYHIRGRTEKGSTDWITGSGGFRADWLNAYTDQFSLQGQIAGSTITENSPPGNPFSANKDKSDYNGYVQILWDRKTGARSGMQFRSSYTRSSITVTDMENMSNTIDSEFIYSNEQLDDHFLTFGIGGKYFWDQFNQGENVQVTNDSIYRLDFSAFAKDRITLIDEKLFLTIGLKLDYSGGSDLAPQPTARLLYMEDDEEYWLAYSYANRKPGFWLRDGNYRVRVREREYTMDFTDDLDNEKLNSFEAGYRKLFSETLKLDVSLYLNSYDQMVTFNFDDSTNTATPYSGLSGVSYGTEIALDWQPYSFLTLRPSVDISNQDFQDVPAGIPGFSPPLNSALYNIKLQALIDLAEDWELDLFTSYLNSMDSKDLSTGFGFDVRLAWQARQDLLLELIGNNLLTNVYQGNYSPSEPSCSVRLTWDF, from the coding sequence ATGATCCGGTTGCGGTTGGCAGTTGTTGCCCTCTCTCTCATTCTTCTGGCTATGGTGGCCGGTACCGCACCAAGTTTTGCAGAAGACAAGGATGTCTCTGCAGAACTGGAAAAACTTGATCTTGAAGACCTGCTACAGGTCGAAATGATATCCCCTTCCGAACGCAAGCAATCCCTTGAAAACATAGCCGGTTCATACACTATCCTCACCGAAGATGACATCAAGCGCAGCGGAGCCAAAACAGTTCCCGAAGCTCTGCGTACTGTTCCCGGAATAGTTGTAACCCGCACAGACACAGACAAATGGGCCATCGGAGTAAGGGGATTCTCAGGCACATTCAACAGCAAACAACTCATTCTGGTAGATAACAGACCCATTACATCGCCCTACTTCCACGGGGTAATCTGGTCCAGCCAGAATCTGCCTATTCAAGCAGTTAAGCGGATCGAAGTTATACGAGGTCCATGGACCAGTCTCTGGGGTTCGGAATCATTCAACGGCGTCATCAACATCATCACCAAATCCGCTGCGGAAATGCAGGGGACACAAAGTGTAACCACTGCCGGAACCGAAGGTATAAGCCAATTTATCCGTAAGGGCGGACATATATCTGAAAACGCAACTATGGCAGTATATGCCAAGGGCGAATATGAACCGGGCAAAAACTATCATATCCGGGGACGTACCGAAAAAGGCTCTACTGATTGGATCACAGGAAGCGGAGGCTTCCGCGCTGACTGGCTCAATGCCTATACCGACCAGTTTTCACTGCAAGGACAGATAGCCGGATCCACAATCACTGAAAACTCCCCTCCGGGAAACCCGTTTTCCGCCAACAAGGACAAAAGTGATTACAACGGCTATGTCCAGATTCTCTGGGACCGCAAGACCGGTGCACGTTCCGGCATGCAGTTCCGCTCTTCCTACACCCGCAGCTCCATCACAGTTACGGATATGGAAAACATGTCCAACACCATCGATTCGGAGTTTATCTACTCCAATGAACAGTTGGATGATCATTTCCTAACGTTCGGAATCGGCGGTAAATATTTCTGGGATCAATTCAATCAGGGTGAAAATGTACAGGTCACAAACGACAGCATCTATCGCCTAGACTTTAGTGCATTTGCTAAAGACCGCATCACTTTAATTGATGAAAAGCTCTTCCTGACCATCGGCCTGAAACTCGATTATTCCGGTGGCTCAGACCTTGCCCCGCAGCCCACAGCGCGCCTTCTGTACATGGAAGACGATGAGGAATACTGGCTGGCTTATTCCTACGCCAACCGTAAGCCGGGATTCTGGCTGCGGGACGGTAATTACAGGGTCAGGGTCAGGGAAAGAGAATACACAATGGATTTCACCGATGACCTTGATAATGAAAAGCTGAACTCCTTTGAAGCCGGATACCGCAAACTCTTCAGTGAAACCCTGAAACTGGATGTCTCACTGTATCTGAACAGCTATGACCAGATGGTCACTTTTAATTTTGATGACAGCACCAACACAGCGACACCTTACAGTGGATTAAGCGGAGTTTCATACGGAACAGAGATCGCTCTGGACTGGCAACCATATTCTTTCCTGACTCTGCGACCTTCTGTGGATATTTCCAATCAGGACTTTCAGGATGTCCCGGCAGGAATTCCCGGCTTTTCACCGCCGCTTAACTCAGCGCTATACAATATCAAGTTGCAGGCTTTGATAGATCTGGCCGAAGACTGGGAATTGGACCTGTTTACATCCTATCTTAACTCCATGGATAGCAAGGATCTTTCCACCGGATTCGGCTTTGATGTGAGGTTGGCATGGCAGGCCCGCCAAGACCTTTTGCTTGAACTTATCGGCAACAATCTGCTGACCAATGTTTACCAAGGCAACTATTCTCCTTCAGAACCATCGTGCTCGGTGAGGCTGACATGGGACTTCTAA
- a CDS encoding potassium channel family protein, with amino-acid sequence MKKGTYFFWAALLGYLATILLIYHFESACENSNIRTIFDAFWYSLVTLTTIGYGDHYPTSVVGKMVSMVMVLGSVGILGYFIGRLTEHIQALAERRKMGFDGTGFSNHVIIVGWNEFSEDVVTQLVHAGKKVCIVTDNKDHIDFIYESFSRKQVFVIFSDMNCRECLKKANAAEAVSLMPNLGDDTKNLVFVLNAKKYHPHLSFVATIDNSELKETFTSAGVNFTICRNDISSKIVASYIFEPSVALFNEDLLSSASGNQDYDVQQYFIKEGSRFDGQNYGDIFEELRESFNVLAIGVSQDRGQGHELNKLPPSSLRVGSGDYLIVLTSGRSIERLNDAFGCSEGLYYAE; translated from the coding sequence ATGAAAAAGGGTACTTACTTTTTTTGGGCGGCACTGCTGGGGTATCTTGCCACTATCCTGCTCATCTATCATTTTGAATCAGCCTGTGAGAATTCCAATATTAGAACCATCTTTGATGCTTTCTGGTATTCGCTGGTGACCCTGACTACTATCGGTTATGGGGATCATTATCCCACGTCCGTGGTGGGGAAGATGGTTTCCATGGTTATGGTGCTGGGCAGTGTCGGCATACTCGGCTATTTCATTGGAAGGCTTACCGAACATATTCAGGCTTTGGCGGAGAGACGTAAAATGGGTTTTGACGGAACTGGTTTTAGCAACCATGTGATAATTGTCGGCTGGAATGAATTTTCGGAAGATGTGGTAACCCAGCTTGTTCATGCCGGTAAAAAAGTATGTATTGTTACGGATAACAAAGATCATATTGATTTTATCTACGAGAGCTTTTCACGGAAGCAGGTTTTTGTGATTTTTTCGGATATGAATTGCCGCGAGTGTTTGAAAAAAGCCAATGCAGCTGAAGCCGTCTCACTTATGCCTAATCTTGGCGATGACACCAAGAATCTTGTATTCGTGCTTAACGCCAAAAAATACCATCCCCATCTCTCTTTTGTGGCAACCATTGATAATTCCGAGTTGAAGGAAACTTTTACCAGCGCGGGGGTTAATTTCACCATCTGCCGCAATGATATTTCATCCAAGATTGTAGCCAGTTATATATTTGAACCCAGCGTTGCCCTGTTCAATGAGGATCTTCTCTCTTCGGCTTCAGGTAATCAGGATTATGATGTCCAGCAGTATTTTATCAAGGAAGGCAGCAGGTTTGACGGTCAGAATTACGGAGACATCTTTGAAGAACTGCGCGAATCATTCAATGTTTTGGCCATCGGCGTCAGTCAGGATCGAGGACAGGGGCATGAGTTGAACAAGCTGCCGCCGTCTTCCTTAAGGGTCGGTTCCGGTGATTATCTTATCGTGTTGACTTCAGGGCGCAGTATAGAACGCTTGAATGATGCTTTTGGTTGTTCCGAGGGACTTTATTACGCAGAGTAG
- a CDS encoding ATP-binding protein, whose translation MKKYRNSIGRKVGLAILGTTIAAVVISLTLNIASFFHSFRQATLKKATSLTQVLSTSVAPALDFDDRESATEVLESLTLVGNSMGATIFTPDGKIFAEFGTSAKELPTDSSETIQDFNRYRIVKEIRSGEDVLGYIVLDGCFTEQLDWFFQNLATSGLILVTVLTTCFLTTGYLRRKLTKPIGQLTDTVRDISESKDYTRRVSYRSDDEIGYLVTEFNSMLAKIDKRDQWLNSHREMLENIVSQRTRQLRSKQAELEKKNKLLVQQIHERRTAEMIRDEVERINRHDLKSSLNLVIGYPELLLNNEEPLSPDQRKYIKRIASAGYRMLDMIQFHLDMFKMEQGIYRLKTMNVDLVDLMTSLEEEMALLLNQSKVNLSIMLDGKEIEGVEEIFLTGEGMLLRTMFRNLIKNAVEASNEGDTVTIAINSGPPISVTVKNTLAVPEEIRERFFDKYVTLGKEDGTGLGTYSAKLIAETHKATISVHSAETTGTEVTACFVDESSAA comes from the coding sequence ATGAAGAAATACCGGAACAGTATCGGGCGCAAAGTAGGCCTCGCGATTCTGGGTACGACCATTGCCGCGGTTGTGATCTCCCTGACGTTGAATATTGCCTCATTTTTTCACTCTTTCAGGCAGGCAACCCTGAAAAAAGCGACCTCATTGACGCAAGTCCTGAGCACTTCAGTTGCTCCTGCCCTTGATTTTGATGACCGTGAGTCTGCAACCGAAGTGCTGGAGTCGCTAACTCTTGTGGGTAATTCCATGGGAGCAACGATATTTACCCCGGACGGAAAAATTTTCGCTGAATTCGGAACATCAGCCAAAGAACTTCCTACTGATTCTTCTGAAACAATCCAAGATTTCAACCGCTACCGCATTGTAAAAGAAATCCGTTCCGGCGAGGACGTCTTGGGCTACATTGTGCTGGATGGTTGCTTTACTGAACAGCTCGACTGGTTCTTTCAGAACCTGGCTACTTCCGGCCTTATTCTGGTTACAGTTCTGACCACATGCTTTCTGACTACTGGATATCTGCGCAGAAAACTGACTAAACCGATAGGTCAGTTAACGGACACTGTACGTGATATTTCTGAAAGCAAAGACTACACGCGCCGTGTATCCTATCGCAGTGATGATGAAATCGGCTATCTGGTCACGGAATTCAACTCCATGCTGGCCAAAATAGATAAGCGTGACCAGTGGCTTAACAGCCACCGCGAGATGCTGGAGAATATTGTTTCGCAACGAACCCGCCAGTTACGTTCCAAACAGGCTGAACTGGAAAAGAAAAATAAACTTCTGGTGCAACAGATTCATGAAAGACGCACAGCGGAAATGATCCGCGATGAGGTTGAACGCATCAACAGGCACGACCTTAAATCATCACTCAACCTTGTTATCGGCTACCCGGAGCTGCTGCTCAACAACGAAGAACCGCTAAGTCCAGATCAGCGTAAATACATTAAACGCATCGCCTCCGCTGGCTACCGTATGTTGGACATGATTCAGTTCCATCTGGATATGTTTAAAATGGAGCAGGGAATCTACCGTCTGAAAACCATGAACGTTGATCTGGTGGACCTGATGACTTCGCTGGAAGAGGAGATGGCCCTGCTGCTGAACCAGTCAAAGGTAAATCTTTCCATCATGCTGGACGGCAAAGAGATAGAAGGAGTGGAAGAAATCTTCCTCACCGGGGAAGGGATGCTCCTGAGAACAATGTTCCGTAACCTGATCAAAAATGCGGTGGAAGCTTCCAATGAAGGAGATACCGTCACTATAGCCATTAACAGCGGACCGCCAATATCTGTGACAGTCAAGAACACCTTGGCTGTTCCCGAAGAAATCAGGGAAAGATTTTTCGATAAATACGTTACCCTTGGAAAAGAAGACGGAACCGGGCTGGGAACATATTCCGCCAAACTTATTGCCGAAACACACAAGGCTACAATCTCAGTACACTCCGCAGAGACCACGGGAACTGAAGTGACAGCATGTTTTGTAGACGAAAGCAGCGCGGCTTAG
- a CDS encoding diguanylate cyclase has product MTSNNVLRFHSISLFLLKVLLIGLVVPLAAGMTVLFAMEEKELKSQLNEFHQNSLATLVNSAEDSMLSFSPEEARNIVSILLQDERIVRIEIFSSIYDLYLLRVSKETPEHQYNVYELKQNVTKNNEELGYVLVAVDKDWVVPRLQAERNRTIVLFVTMFMGGLLLIIPAIYFKVFKPLSRLMKQVRVISKGELGVPFSWQGNDEFSMLGRTLDDMRTKLDKNFSLMREMAVTDELTGLPNRRGFHSEVEKLLWLSDRYNHPLIIALFDIDYFKTINDSFGHAVGDEVLKNFAEFISGRIRKTDLFARVGGEEFVLVMPETSRDDGHKLLDLLRHEVSVHEFPHGNTVTVSVGYTDNSGSDTLEELMDIADKALYKAKQDGRDRIIFGSINESS; this is encoded by the coding sequence ATGACAAGTAACAATGTTTTACGATTTCACAGTATCTCACTGTTCCTGCTGAAGGTCTTGTTGATAGGACTGGTTGTTCCGCTTGCAGCAGGTATGACGGTTTTGTTTGCGATGGAGGAAAAGGAGCTGAAGTCTCAGCTTAACGAATTTCATCAGAACTCGCTGGCAACCTTGGTTAACAGTGCCGAGGATTCAATGCTTTCCTTCTCACCGGAAGAAGCTCGAAACATTGTGAGCATTCTTTTACAGGATGAACGTATTGTAAGAATAGAAATATTTTCATCTATTTATGACCTCTACCTCCTGCGCGTTTCCAAGGAAACACCTGAACATCAGTACAATGTGTATGAACTGAAGCAGAACGTAACGAAGAACAATGAAGAGTTGGGATACGTGTTGGTGGCAGTTGACAAAGATTGGGTTGTACCGAGGCTTCAAGCTGAACGTAACCGCACTATAGTTCTGTTTGTAACGATGTTTATGGGAGGGCTGCTGCTGATAATTCCGGCTATTTATTTCAAAGTCTTCAAGCCCTTGAGTCGTTTGATGAAGCAGGTGAGAGTTATTTCAAAGGGAGAACTGGGTGTTCCGTTTTCGTGGCAGGGTAATGATGAGTTTTCCATGCTGGGTAGAACTCTTGATGATATGCGTACCAAACTGGATAAGAACTTCAGCTTAATGCGTGAAATGGCAGTAACTGATGAACTAACGGGACTGCCCAACCGCCGTGGGTTTCATAGCGAAGTTGAAAAATTGCTCTGGTTGAGTGATCGTTACAACCATCCGCTTATTATTGCTCTTTTTGATATTGATTATTTTAAAACTATCAATGATAGTTTTGGCCATGCTGTAGGAGATGAAGTTTTAAAAAACTTTGCCGAGTTTATTTCAGGACGGATACGCAAGACAGACCTTTTTGCCCGGGTTGGTGGGGAGGAATTTGTCTTGGTTATGCCCGAAACCTCCCGTGACGATGGCCATAAACTGCTTGATCTGCTTAGACATGAAGTTTCGGTTCATGAGTTCCCGCATGGTAATACCGTTACCGTAAGTGTCGGATATACAGATAATTCCGGTTCCGACACGTTGGAAGAGTTGATGGATATAGCTGATAAGGCTCTGTATAAAGCGAAGCAGGACGGGCGTGACAGGATTATTTTCGGTTCCATAAATGAATCATCATAA
- a CDS encoding DMT family transporter, whose protein sequence is MQYWIILACAIVLEVCGTIAMKFSEGFTRIVPSVLMFVLYGASFTALAFALKKIDVSVAYAIWSGLGTAIIFTIGIFFFKESVSVLKVVSLLLIITGVVGLKLSGASH, encoded by the coding sequence ATGCAATATTGGATCATACTTGCATGTGCAATCGTACTGGAGGTTTGCGGTACTATTGCCATGAAATTTTCTGAAGGTTTTACCAGAATAGTCCCTTCCGTATTAATGTTTGTCCTCTATGGGGCTTCTTTCACCGCTTTGGCCTTTGCTCTTAAGAAAATCGATGTCAGCGTGGCCTATGCTATCTGGTCCGGGCTCGGAACAGCAATCATTTTCACTATAGGGATTTTCTTTTTCAAAGAGTCTGTCTCGGTTCTTAAGGTAGTCAGTTTGCTGCTAATTATTACCGGAGTGGTAGGGCTTAAATTGAGCGGTGCCAGCCATTAA
- a CDS encoding response regulator transcription factor, whose amino-acid sequence MNKILLIDDDPEMGELLSTYLDGEGYSLHHKCTAKEGLKAFGSDEYDLILLDIVLPDISGLNVLEKIRLDSTVPVIMLTGKGDEVDRVVGLEMGADDYICKPFPLRELLARMRASLRRCSMTPQSHSITPSSRGKLKVGELDINLDSHAIMVKGIETHFTAAEFSIVEHLAASCGKLIERDELMEIALGRSADFDDYVLNVHMSNLRRKIGDSVSIKTIRGRGYMMTSRTQA is encoded by the coding sequence ATGAACAAGATACTTCTTATCGACGACGACCCGGAGATGGGGGAGCTTTTATCCACCTATCTGGACGGCGAAGGGTACAGCCTGCATCACAAATGTACAGCCAAGGAAGGACTTAAAGCATTCGGCAGCGATGAATACGATCTCATCCTGCTGGATATTGTCCTACCCGACATCAGCGGGCTGAATGTGCTGGAAAAAATCCGGCTGGACTCAACAGTCCCGGTAATCATGCTTACCGGTAAGGGAGACGAAGTAGACAGAGTTGTTGGCCTCGAAATGGGTGCTGACGACTACATATGCAAACCCTTTCCCTTGCGTGAACTGCTGGCCCGCATGCGCGCCTCCCTGCGCCGCTGCTCCATGACCCCGCAATCCCATAGTATCACCCCCAGTTCTCGGGGCAAACTCAAAGTCGGGGAACTTGATATCAACCTTGATTCCCACGCCATTATGGTCAAAGGAATCGAAACCCACTTCACCGCTGCTGAATTCAGCATAGTTGAACATCTTGCCGCCAGTTGCGGAAAGCTTATTGAGCGTGACGAACTCATGGAAATCGCCCTCGGCAGGAGCGCCGACTTTGATGACTATGTACTCAACGTGCATATGAGCAACCTGCGCCGCAAAATCGGAGATTCCGTCTCAATCAAAACCATCCGCGGCCGCGGATATATGATGACTTCGAGGACTCAGGCCTAA
- a CDS encoding BMP family ABC transporter substrate-binding protein yields MFKIMMLMASFILLSVSSHADEFKPIIVYQGKIEENSFSVAIHKGVERFEAKTGEKCAEVEVGMTFKEYIDTVTEYADKGYSPIFLLYGNHFPDMVSFVRKYPATRFIVLDTVRDEPNVYSFVLADHEGSFLAGALAAMSSKSNKLGFISIVDTDFQRRFLCGYSQGAKYINPDIEVLEGFTGSYPGAWFDGNATARMADKMMDQGADVIFQAAGGAGPAVLKACAERGRLGIGVDINQNSLHPGTVLTSMVKHTDKAIYAALMLARRGIWRDNYKRLGLEQEAVGIVFDEHNKNLVTEEMRNRIENIRKKIVLGEIIVHEYTEKPVCPNHDK; encoded by the coding sequence ATGTTTAAAATAATGATGCTGATGGCATCTTTCATTCTACTCTCAGTTAGTTCCCATGCTGATGAATTTAAACCGATCATTGTTTATCAGGGAAAGATTGAAGAGAATTCATTCAGTGTGGCGATTCATAAAGGAGTAGAAAGATTCGAGGCTAAGACAGGTGAAAAGTGTGCAGAAGTCGAAGTCGGAATGACCTTCAAAGAATACATTGATACGGTTACTGAATATGCTGACAAGGGCTATTCTCCGATATTTCTCCTGTACGGCAACCATTTTCCGGATATGGTTTCTTTCGTAAGAAAGTATCCTGCAACCAGATTTATTGTCCTTGATACTGTCCGCGATGAGCCGAATGTTTACTCATTTGTGCTGGCCGATCATGAAGGTTCATTTCTTGCCGGAGCTTTGGCGGCAATGTCTTCAAAAAGCAATAAGCTTGGATTTATTTCAATTGTCGATACAGATTTCCAGCGTCGTTTTTTGTGCGGATACTCTCAAGGAGCCAAGTACATAAACCCGGACATTGAGGTGCTCGAAGGGTTTACAGGGAGCTATCCTGGGGCATGGTTTGACGGTAATGCAACCGCACGTATGGCTGACAAAATGATGGATCAGGGGGCTGATGTTATTTTTCAGGCCGCAGGCGGAGCCGGACCAGCTGTTCTTAAAGCCTGTGCTGAGCGCGGCAGGCTTGGCATCGGTGTGGATATTAACCAGAACTCCCTGCATCCCGGAACTGTGCTCACATCTATGGTCAAACATACTGATAAGGCGATTTATGCTGCTTTGATGTTGGCCAGACGAGGAATATGGCGTGATAATTATAAGCGTTTAGGACTGGAGCAGGAAGCAGTTGGTATTGTATTTGATGAACATAATAAAAATTTGGTGACTGAAGAGATGCGTAATCGAATTGAAAATATCCGCAAAAAGATAGTACTCGGAGAAATCATAGTTCACGAATACACAGAAAAACCGGTCTGTCCAAATCATGACAAGTAA